In a genomic window of Gloeocapsopsis dulcis:
- a CDS encoding IS4 family transposase: MPEQMGSWGDLKAAYRLLNEEDVTHKALSQGHWLQTRQQAAMTEARVVLFVQDTTELDYTRQVKTKNLGHIGDGKGRGLMLHSCLAVVPQPGNPEIIGLAAQEVWRPEQIKRGSETRTQRAYRRTQSDVWAEIVEAIGVAIAARNTTNLVSVGDRGSDVFSYIRRATAINWNCLIRVCQDRVIHTVDGVKGRLLSFVRSVPAMASKSIVLRGRDGEPKRSVNLLVAWSKVLIFPPTRGPERRTQPISCWCMRVWEATDSPDALEWVLLTTVPISDTNCALLQVDWYAVRWVIEEYHKCLKTGCAVEQRQLTTAAGLERFLGFLAIVAVKLLQLRTLSRSHPKHLASSVVPLIMLKVLIARLGLLKWELTLAEFWRGLARLGGFIGRKSDGNPGWQTLWRGWSRLQDMSWGASLALEAF, from the coding sequence CTGCCAGAACAAATGGGTAGTTGGGGCGACCTCAAAGCAGCATATAGATTGCTGAATGAAGAAGATGTAACACATAAAGCATTAAGTCAAGGACATTGGCTTCAGACTCGGCAACAAGCGGCGATGACAGAAGCAAGAGTAGTTTTATTTGTGCAAGACACGACGGAGTTGGACTACACCCGTCAAGTAAAAACAAAGAACTTAGGTCATATTGGAGATGGTAAAGGCAGAGGACTGATGTTACACAGTTGTTTAGCAGTAGTACCACAGCCAGGAAATCCAGAGATTATCGGGCTAGCAGCGCAAGAAGTTTGGCGACCAGAGCAAATCAAACGTGGAAGCGAAACTCGTACACAAAGAGCGTATCGACGTACACAATCAGATGTGTGGGCAGAAATAGTCGAAGCGATTGGTGTTGCGATCGCAGCCAGAAACACAACAAATTTGGTGAGTGTCGGTGACAGAGGCAGTGACGTATTTTCTTATATCAGAAGAGCAACAGCCATCAACTGGAATTGTTTGATTCGAGTGTGCCAAGACCGTGTGATTCACACAGTTGATGGTGTTAAAGGACGACTGTTGAGTTTTGTGCGGTCTGTGCCAGCCATGGCTAGTAAAAGTATCGTCTTGCGGGGTCGTGATGGTGAACCTAAGCGCAGCGTTAATTTACTGGTTGCTTGGTCAAAAGTGTTAATTTTTCCACCGACTCGCGGACCAGAACGTCGTACTCAACCAATTTCTTGTTGGTGTATGCGAGTTTGGGAAGCGACAGATAGCCCAGATGCATTGGAATGGGTTCTGTTGACAACAGTACCAATTAGCGACACCAACTGTGCATTGTTACAAGTTGATTGGTATGCAGTACGTTGGGTAATTGAAGAGTATCATAAATGTCTTAAGACTGGCTGTGCAGTAGAACAAAGACAATTGACTACTGCTGCTGGACTCGAAAGATTTCTGGGCTTTTTGGCAATTGTTGCTGTCAAGTTATTACAACTGCGAACACTCAGCCGTAGTCATCCTAAGCACCTGGCTTCCTCCGTCGTTCCACTCATCATGCTCAAAGTGTTAATCGCTAGACTTGGTTTGCTAAAGTGGGAATTGACTCTGGCTGAATTTTGGCGGGGCTTGGCTCGTCTTGGTGGCTTTATTGGTCGTAAATCCGATGGTAATCCTGGCTGGCAAACTTTATGGCGTGGTTGGTCACGACTGCAAGATATGTCTTGGGGTGCCAGCCTTGCACTCGAAGCTTTTTAA
- a CDS encoding transposase: protein MATTTLTLKLPLLRLNQAKVQEFLRLQELNTDIANQLLTIPKGERTKLTSKDFNHIEIGSAWINQTIRNTNAATKVKQFKVLPLETNNQNWSLHKVGETYSLGFGVLRGIKQRVPLEIHQSKYQEILDGVLNKTVQKGSMKLWRSKKGKWYALLSVSMEVPDADKPQGWIGVDRGQNVLAVASTPSGMPKFWKFAQIRKIRKHYAAKRRRLHKAKKMRVIKRLEQKERRMIKHINHMISKEIVELAVDLKCGIRLEDLSNIRQTTQQKKKQKSDASFNRDYWSYFQLEQFIFFKAQMAGVAVEKVPAAYTTKSCLKCGAINQRDKHNYTCRRCGYRGHADYGASRNIGNWVGLSCPIELQKPLSVMVKGVQSGEVNGTPLSLVSGSNSCMGLVTQEQESPAFNETK, encoded by the coding sequence ATGGCAACAACAACACTCACCTTAAAACTTCCGCTCTTACGGCTTAATCAAGCCAAGGTACAGGAATTTTTGCGTTTGCAGGAGTTGAATACTGATATTGCCAACCAATTATTAACAATCCCTAAAGGAGAGCGAACAAAGTTAACCAGTAAAGACTTTAACCACATCGAAATTGGTTCAGCTTGGATCAACCAGACAATTCGCAATACTAATGCAGCTACCAAAGTTAAGCAGTTTAAAGTGCTACCGCTGGAGACAAACAACCAGAATTGGTCGTTGCATAAAGTAGGTGAGACGTATTCACTGGGTTTTGGAGTGTTGCGCGGTATCAAACAAAGAGTTCCCTTAGAAATACATCAATCCAAGTATCAAGAAATTTTAGACGGCGTACTTAACAAAACCGTACAAAAAGGTTCTATGAAGCTATGGCGCTCTAAAAAAGGTAAATGGTATGCCTTGTTATCGGTGTCAATGGAAGTTCCTGATGCAGATAAACCTCAAGGTTGGATTGGTGTAGATAGAGGGCAAAATGTCCTAGCAGTTGCTTCTACGCCATCTGGAATGCCGAAGTTCTGGAAGTTTGCTCAGATCCGCAAAATTCGCAAACACTATGCTGCTAAGCGTAGGCGGTTACACAAAGCGAAGAAGATGCGAGTCATTAAGCGGCTAGAACAAAAAGAGCGTCGGATGATCAAACACATTAATCACATGATCAGCAAGGAAATTGTGGAGCTAGCTGTTGACTTGAAGTGCGGTATTCGCTTAGAAGATTTGTCTAACATCAGGCAAACAACTCAGCAGAAGAAAAAACAGAAGTCAGATGCTAGTTTCAACCGCGACTACTGGAGCTATTTTCAACTAGAGCAATTTATCTTTTTCAAAGCTCAAATGGCTGGAGTTGCAGTTGAAAAAGTTCCCGCTGCATATACAACAAAATCCTGTCTTAAGTGCGGCGCGATTAATCAGCGAGATAAACACAACTACACTTGTCGTCGATGTGGATACAGAGGACACGCTGACTACGGAGCCAGTAGAAATATTGGCAACTGGGTTGGTTTGTCCTGCCCGATTGAGCTTCAGAAACCTTTGAGTGTAATGGTTAAAGGCGTTCAGTCGGGCGAGGTGAATGGCACTCCTCTAAGCTTGGTAAGTGGATCTAACTCTTGTATGGGGTTAGTGACACAAGAACAAGAATCCCCTGCCTTTAACGAAACGAAGTGA
- the rpsN gene encoding 30S ribosomal protein S14: MAKKSMIEREKKRQKLVTKYAQKREALVEQFEQATSQREKLEIHRQIQQLPRNSAPTRLHNRCWVTGRPRGVYRDFGLSRHVLREWAHQGLLPGVVKSSW; the protein is encoded by the coding sequence ATGGCTAAAAAAAGTATGATTGAGCGCGAGAAAAAGCGCCAAAAACTCGTGACAAAATATGCGCAAAAGCGGGAAGCTTTAGTTGAGCAGTTTGAGCAAGCAACTTCACAACGCGAAAAGTTGGAAATTCATCGCCAAATTCAACAGCTACCACGCAATAGCGCTCCAACACGCTTGCATAATCGCTGCTGGGTTACAGGGCGTCCTAGAGGAGTCTATCGGGATTTTGGTTTATCTCGCCACGTATTGCGCGAATGGGCGCACCAAGGATTACTTCCTGGAGTTGTCAAATCTAGCTGGTAA
- a CDS encoding anti-sigma factor, with amino-acid sequence MVWSMPSEQLQLLIAGYVLGDLSPEEIEEFEQLLANNPAIAQEVAQMQKALEMTYAPPEVAPPSHLRAAILDANQHQNKPLSIARPQRSFSWAQTMGVAAAVLIAALGISNYRLWQSLHALQTEVQQAEPLTFVLQAQDTNVSASATLTVDPSTLEAELNAQNLPKLPPGKVYALWTVLQQGAPITTDDKNAILTAVFGVGANGNALENIEVPQVYRNRDLVTAVAITVEDASAPQRHEGAPVLIVRV; translated from the coding sequence ATGGTTTGGTCGATGCCGTCAGAACAGTTACAGTTATTAATTGCTGGGTATGTCCTTGGCGATCTGAGTCCAGAGGAAATAGAAGAGTTTGAGCAACTTCTGGCAAATAACCCTGCGATCGCCCAAGAAGTTGCACAGATGCAAAAGGCATTAGAAATGACTTATGCTCCACCTGAAGTAGCACCTCCAAGCCATCTGCGTGCCGCTATTTTGGATGCAAATCAGCATCAAAATAAACCCTTGAGCATCGCACGTCCACAGCGTTCATTTTCCTGGGCTCAAACAATGGGAGTTGCAGCAGCAGTGTTAATTGCTGCGTTGGGTATTAGTAATTATCGCTTATGGCAATCTCTACACGCTTTACAAACTGAAGTTCAACAAGCTGAACCCTTAACTTTTGTTCTTCAAGCCCAAGATACAAATGTCTCTGCATCAGCTACACTAACAGTCGATCCCAGTACTCTAGAAGCTGAGTTAAACGCCCAAAACTTGCCTAAACTACCGCCTGGAAAAGTTTATGCTTTGTGGACAGTTTTACAACAAGGTGCGCCCATTACAACTGATGACAAAAACGCCATCTTAACAGCAGTATTTGGAGTAGGTGCTAACGGAAATGCTTTAGAAAATATTGAGGTGCCTCAGGTCTATCGTAATAGAGACTTGGTGACAGCAGTTGCTATCACAGTAGAAGATGCTAGCGCTCCTCAAAGACACGAAGGAGCACCAGTTTTGATAGTGAGAGTGTGA
- a CDS encoding sigma-70 family RNA polymerase sigma factor, translating to MPSEQPSNTENLTLTDVELYLALQAGQDVALGILYDRNAGLVYGIALKILGNPQEAEDLTQDVFLNLIQASSYEPSRGSLRTFLAILTRSRAIDRVRSRSKAREFFGQWRDQAQHVTDSLFEQVFRSEQSQEVQAALSQLSDSQQQILQMAYYDGLSQSEIAKRLEIPLGTVKARARRGLLKLRQTLTDYIR from the coding sequence ATGCCTTCTGAGCAACCTAGCAACACTGAAAATTTAACCCTAACAGATGTAGAACTATACCTCGCACTACAAGCTGGTCAGGATGTTGCTTTAGGCATTCTTTACGATCGCAATGCTGGATTAGTTTATGGAATAGCACTTAAAATTCTTGGCAATCCGCAGGAAGCAGAAGATCTCACTCAGGATGTTTTTCTCAATCTTATCCAAGCGTCTTCCTACGAGCCAAGTCGAGGCTCACTGAGAACATTCTTGGCAATCTTGACGCGATCGCGGGCAATCGATCGAGTGCGATCGCGTAGTAAAGCCCGCGAGTTTTTTGGACAGTGGAGAGACCAAGCACAGCATGTTACTGATTCTCTCTTTGAACAAGTTTTTCGTAGCGAACAGTCTCAGGAGGTACAAGCAGCACTCTCCCAGTTGTCAGACAGTCAACAGCAAATTCTGCAAATGGCTTACTATGATGGACTTAGTCAGTCAGAAATTGCCAAGCGACTAGAAATTCCTTTAGGTACTGTGAAAGCTAGAGCGCGGCGGGGTCTTCTCAAACTGCGTCAAACCCTCACAGATTACATTCGATAG
- a CDS encoding DUF4394 domain-containing protein — protein sequence MINRLGKAAVVAFLVAGCQIFTFAPALSRPAYKIIGLKTDNTLVTYEYNSRRSNQTKIQGVDGNVLGIDFRPANGKLYAITDTDKIYTINSDTGVATLVSTLSVSFSGGFQSGFDFNPVADRLRLVANNGENYRINVDTGEVIVDTPLNYNPPQAIGVTASAYTNSRPEVTSTTLYNLDYDSDSLVTQNPPNDGVLNTVGSLGFNLPPIAGFDIVTARNGENVGFIAAGRSLYTVDLETGRATFMGNFRKGNLIGIAATITSRGR from the coding sequence ATGATTAATCGATTGGGTAAAGCCGCAGTAGTAGCATTCTTAGTTGCAGGTTGTCAGATTTTTACTTTTGCCCCAGCGCTGAGTAGACCAGCGTACAAAATCATTGGGCTAAAGACCGATAATACGTTAGTTACGTATGAATACAATTCTCGCCGTTCTAATCAGACCAAAATTCAAGGAGTTGACGGAAACGTTCTAGGAATAGACTTCCGCCCTGCGAATGGTAAACTTTACGCAATTACAGACACTGATAAGATATACACAATTAACAGTGACACTGGTGTTGCTACGTTGGTAAGCACTTTGTCAGTAAGCTTTAGTGGAGGCTTTCAATCCGGTTTTGATTTCAATCCAGTTGCTGACAGGTTGAGATTGGTAGCAAATAATGGTGAGAATTATAGAATCAATGTTGACACTGGAGAAGTCATCGTAGATACACCTCTCAATTACAACCCTCCTCAAGCAATAGGAGTAACTGCTTCTGCATATACTAACTCTAGACCTGAAGTTACTAGTACCACACTTTATAATCTAGACTATGATTCTGATTCTCTAGTTACTCAGAATCCACCCAACGATGGTGTTTTAAATACAGTAGGATCGCTAGGTTTTAACTTACCACCGATTGCAGGATTTGATATTGTGACTGCTCGTAATGGAGAAAATGTCGGATTTATTGCTGCCGGTAGATCTTTGTATACTGTAGATTTAGAAACAGGAAGAGCTACTTTTATGGGTAACTTCCGTAAAGGTAATTTAATTGGTATTGCTGCTACCATCACTTCTAGAGGTAGATAG
- a CDS encoding RNA-guided endonuclease InsQ/TnpB family protein, with amino-acid sequence MLTLTYEYKLIPTRQQVLDIENILTVCRKVWNFALRERKDWVNSRKCRVDACSLDQEYIIQPAISFPNYHIQAKNLTEAKRVIPELGSVNAQVLQQVLRTLDRAWDDIWKRGFGFPRFKKHFRMRSFVFPQLKGEIVKANHVKLPQLGWVNFHVSRAIPDGFKVKQARVVRKASGYFVMLSLQLDVNVPEVPFHGHPIGIDIGLESFLATSDSELVAAPAFFNSLHSKLELLQRKLKHKKLGSNNRRKLNSKIARLHQQITDTRKDFHWKLSHHLCDRAGAIFVEDIDFRTWAKGMFGKHTLDASFGQFFNILSYVCWKRGVFFAKVSKDYTSQICPECGALTGKKGLSIREHNCPECGYKTHRDVAAAQVIRNRGVSAVLGSHATCFKSAEPLFSVVASQVE; translated from the coding sequence ATGCTTACCCTAACTTACGAATACAAGCTAATCCCAACGCGGCAGCAGGTTTTGGATATTGAAAACATCCTAACTGTTTGTCGTAAAGTCTGGAATTTCGCTTTACGCGAAAGAAAAGACTGGGTTAATTCTCGTAAGTGCAGGGTAGACGCTTGTTCTTTAGATCAGGAATACATAATACAACCGGCTATATCATTTCCTAATTACCATATACAAGCTAAAAACTTAACCGAAGCGAAAAGAGTCATTCCCGAACTAGGAAGTGTTAACGCACAAGTACTGCAACAAGTTTTAAGAACACTAGATAGAGCTTGGGATGATATCTGGAAAAGGGGTTTTGGTTTTCCTCGCTTTAAAAAACACTTTAGGATGAGGTCTTTTGTGTTTCCACAACTTAAGGGCGAGATAGTGAAAGCAAATCACGTGAAGCTACCTCAACTGGGTTGGGTAAATTTTCATGTTTCTAGAGCGATTCCAGATGGATTTAAGGTTAAACAAGCTAGGGTAGTTAGAAAGGCTTCTGGGTATTTCGTCATGCTGTCTTTGCAGCTAGATGTTAACGTACCTGAAGTACCCTTTCACGGTCATCCGATAGGCATTGATATTGGGTTGGAGAGTTTTTTAGCTACTTCTGATTCTGAGTTGGTGGCTGCTCCTGCGTTCTTTAATTCACTTCATAGCAAGCTGGAATTGCTGCAAAGAAAATTGAAGCACAAGAAACTAGGCTCTAATAATCGTCGCAAACTCAATTCTAAAATAGCTAGACTCCACCAGCAAATAACTGATACAAGAAAGGACTTTCACTGGAAGTTATCTCACCATCTTTGTGATAGAGCAGGGGCAATATTTGTAGAAGACATCGATTTCAGAACTTGGGCTAAAGGTATGTTTGGTAAACATACTTTAGATGCTAGTTTCGGTCAGTTCTTCAACATTTTGTCGTATGTTTGCTGGAAAAGAGGAGTATTCTTTGCAAAAGTAAGTAAGGATTATACTTCTCAAATCTGCCCTGAATGTGGTGCGTTAACAGGAAAGAAAGGACTTTCCATCCGAGAACATAATTGTCCTGAATGTGGATATAAAACGCATCGTGATGTAGCCGCAGCTCAGGTAATCAGAAATCGAGGAGTCAGTGCGGTCTTGGGGTCTCACGCCACTTGCTTTAAGTCGGCAGAGCCGCTGTTTAGCGTAGTGGCTTCCCAAGTGGAGTAA
- a CDS encoding extracellular solute-binding protein, with translation MDRRTFLFGTGTLALSQLLAGCNPQVSDTLQVQFLRGSIPPIIVDRFHQQIQQNPRARFTPVAQLQEIFNQLQAWHEQANRTPSRSLPFLTQQSQSPNPAALMSLGDYWLAAAIEQQLIQPLDITQLQTWNALPRRWQELVRRNQQGEPDAQGQIWAAPYRWGSTVILYNRDKINSLGWTPTDWSDLWRPELRSRISLIDQSREVIGLTLKRLGQSYNTQNLNEIPNLEQQLQALHQQVRLYSSNRYIEPLIIGDTWVAVGWSTDVLPVMQRYREIAVVVPQSGTALWADLWVNPVNAVLPTLASQWINFCWQPPIAQQISLRSNGTSPVPTELLLGSRQRSRIILTDAQLQRSEFLLPLPATVQQQYDALWQTIRT, from the coding sequence ATGGATCGACGGACTTTTTTATTTGGTACAGGTACTTTAGCACTGTCACAGCTGTTAGCAGGGTGTAATCCACAAGTAAGCGATACTCTTCAGGTGCAGTTTTTGCGTGGTTCGATACCACCGATTATTGTCGATCGATTTCATCAGCAGATACAGCAAAACCCACGAGCAAGGTTTACACCTGTTGCCCAATTACAAGAGATATTTAACCAATTACAAGCTTGGCATGAGCAAGCCAATCGAACACCATCGCGATCGCTTCCTTTTCTGACTCAGCAATCTCAGTCACCGAACCCTGCTGCTTTAATGTCCTTAGGAGACTACTGGCTAGCAGCAGCCATTGAACAGCAACTCATTCAACCTCTGGATATTACTCAACTTCAAACTTGGAATGCTTTACCGCGCCGTTGGCAAGAATTAGTCAGACGCAATCAGCAAGGCGAACCTGATGCCCAAGGACAAATATGGGCAGCGCCTTATCGATGGGGTAGCACAGTCATACTTTATAACAGAGATAAAATTAATTCTTTGGGTTGGACACCGACTGATTGGAGTGATTTATGGCGTCCTGAATTGCGATCGCGTATTTCTTTAATCGATCAGTCGCGGGAGGTAATCGGTTTAACACTCAAACGACTCGGTCAATCTTACAACACACAAAATCTTAATGAAATACCAAACTTAGAACAGCAACTGCAGGCTTTACATCAACAAGTGCGACTATACAGTTCTAATCGATATATTGAACCTTTAATTATTGGTGATACTTGGGTAGCAGTAGGTTGGTCAACCGATGTTTTGCCAGTGATGCAGCGCTATCGAGAAATTGCAGTAGTCGTTCCTCAATCTGGAACAGCACTTTGGGCAGATTTGTGGGTCAATCCAGTCAATGCAGTTTTACCTACTTTAGCTTCACAATGGATTAATTTTTGTTGGCAGCCCCCAATAGCACAGCAAATCTCGCTACGCAGTAATGGAACTTCACCCGTTCCCACAGAACTACTACTAGGAAGTAGGCAGCGATCGCGAATCATACTGACTGATGCCCAATTGCAACGCAGTGAGTTTTTACTACCTCTACCTGCTACCGTACAGCAACAATATGATGCTCTGTGGCAAACAATCCGAACTTGA
- a CDS encoding phycobiliprotein lyase, whose protein sequence is MLTFPEFFTACSGKWTTERTYLSMPQGSIERSYTEYHVEPITLIDKQRILTLSTQAGIKLEVQSSTMQQELPGFAISFDTRSETGETVSMSLQALFVPDMYISAESTAIKLPPPVAAQVVTEPQAEVIQGFYLRDEGYSETGTAVGRFTYQPTRQTLEMTTYYRRSVAVDQMRMVAPNLRLRTIITYQRPENVDEIPTTIDLVGFGVEQRSV, encoded by the coding sequence ATGCTTACTTTTCCAGAATTTTTTACTGCTTGTAGCGGGAAATGGACTACAGAACGCACTTATCTTTCAATGCCACAAGGCAGTATAGAACGGTCTTATACTGAGTATCACGTAGAACCGATTACATTAATAGATAAGCAGCGGATTTTAACATTATCAACTCAAGCAGGAATAAAATTAGAAGTACAGTCATCAACAATGCAACAAGAACTACCAGGATTTGCGATTTCTTTTGATACTCGCTCCGAAACTGGTGAAACTGTGTCAATGAGTTTGCAAGCTTTATTTGTTCCAGATATGTACATTTCGGCTGAAAGTACAGCGATTAAACTACCGCCTCCTGTAGCCGCACAAGTTGTCACAGAACCGCAGGCAGAGGTGATTCAAGGGTTTTATTTGCGAGACGAAGGTTATTCTGAAACTGGAACAGCAGTAGGGAGGTTTACATATCAACCCACACGTCAAACCTTAGAGATGACAACTTACTACCGACGCTCAGTAGCAGTAGATCAGATGCGCATGGTAGCGCCAAACTTACGGTTGCGGACAATTATAACTTACCAACGACCCGAAAATGTTGATGAGATACCCACCACGATCGATTTGGTAGGCTTTGGTGTAGAGCAGCGCAGCGTGTAA
- the cobT gene encoding nicotinate mononucleotide-dependent phosphoribosyltransferase CobT, with product MIHVYTQEKQGKEWLRRYRGCSPVLACVLGFTETGLISGISAAGNTPQARQYTAIADAEFLFNGPQPQPQYPLPPLQAGASPVFISRAVVEALSLPIYLFNAGLPQIPSVPTINLGGTAAKCLSQGCALELATVKRLWEQGVYWGEQLARQSQEYIILGECVVGGTTTALAVLTGLGIAAAGKVNSSHPICNHEQKWALVQLGLQRAQLGDKIPLKDPLALIAAVGDPMQIAVAGMAIALSRSKGVLLAGGTQMLAVYALMQALAETFEISWQPEEVVVGTTRWVAEDPTGSTVELAQLIGRVPLLATELSFKNSRYPQLQVYEQGFVKEGVAAGGCCIAACLTQDWNQSQLLQTIEALLDRYSKAVSDEH from the coding sequence ATGATTCATGTTTACACCCAAGAAAAGCAAGGTAAAGAATGGCTGCGGCGGTATCGGGGTTGTTCTCCTGTATTAGCTTGTGTTTTGGGTTTTACCGAAACAGGGTTAATTTCAGGAATTTCTGCTGCTGGAAATACTCCACAAGCGCGGCAGTATACTGCGATCGCAGATGCAGAATTTTTATTTAATGGTCCGCAGCCTCAGCCGCAATATCCTTTACCACCGCTGCAAGCAGGCGCTTCCCCTGTCTTTATTTCGCGTGCTGTTGTAGAAGCACTTTCGTTGCCAATTTATCTTTTTAATGCTGGATTACCTCAAATCCCTAGCGTACCAACCATCAATTTAGGTGGTACTGCTGCCAAATGTTTAAGTCAAGGCTGTGCGTTGGAACTAGCAACAGTTAAACGTTTATGGGAGCAAGGTGTTTACTGGGGCGAACAACTAGCACGTCAGTCACAGGAGTATATTATTTTAGGCGAGTGCGTCGTCGGTGGCACAACAACAGCACTCGCAGTATTAACAGGATTGGGTATTGCCGCAGCAGGGAAAGTAAACAGTAGTCACCCAATTTGCAATCACGAACAAAAGTGGGCACTGGTTCAATTAGGGTTACAACGTGCCCAGCTGGGAGACAAAATACCACTGAAAGATCCTTTGGCGCTAATCGCTGCTGTGGGCGATCCGATGCAAATCGCAGTTGCTGGAATGGCGATCGCACTGAGTCGTTCTAAAGGTGTGCTTCTGGCTGGTGGTACACAAATGCTGGCTGTATATGCCTTGATGCAAGCATTAGCCGAAACTTTTGAGATCTCATGGCAGCCTGAAGAAGTCGTTGTCGGAACCACTCGTTGGGTTGCAGAAGATCCTACAGGGAGTACAGTTGAATTAGCACAACTTATTGGCAGAGTCCCTTTGCTTGCTACAGAACTAAGTTTTAAAAATTCTCGATATCCTCAACTACAGGTTTATGAACAAGGCTTTGTCAAGGAAGGGGTAGCAGCTGGCGGTTGCTGCATTGCTGCTTGCTTAACTCAAGATTGGAACCAAAGTCAACTTTTACAAACAATCGAAGCTTTACTAGACCGTTATTCAAAAGCTGTTAGCGATGAGCACTAG
- a CDS encoding DUF2232 domain-containing protein, which translates to MSDSVSRNEESALPHTKISVSHPLVAQSKSSAPLKLVETAFLASTASLIWFINYYISLGPLLRIFFPVPIALVYLRWGTRAAWMATGVSGLLLSVLLGPTRGILYIMPFALMGVLLGAAWHRRVPWVVSIILGALLGTIGFFFRFWILSVLSGEDLWVYTITQVTRFAEWAFLRLGLLAQPSVMLIEVGAIALVFVQNIVYLFVVHLAAWFLLDRLGNSIPRPPQWVQVLMDYEE; encoded by the coding sequence ATGAGTGATTCCGTAAGTCGCAACGAGGAAAGTGCTTTACCGCATACAAAAATATCTGTGAGTCATCCATTGGTAGCACAAAGCAAGAGTTCTGCTCCTTTGAAATTGGTAGAAACCGCATTTCTTGCTAGTACTGCAAGCTTAATTTGGTTTATCAATTACTACATATCCCTAGGACCACTCTTACGAATTTTTTTCCCTGTACCCATTGCACTAGTTTACCTACGGTGGGGAACAAGGGCAGCTTGGATGGCAACTGGAGTTTCAGGATTGCTGCTATCGGTACTTTTGGGACCAACTCGCGGGATTTTGTACATTATGCCGTTTGCTTTGATGGGGGTATTGCTTGGTGCGGCATGGCATCGTCGTGTTCCTTGGGTTGTTTCAATCATTCTAGGTGCATTATTGGGTACGATTGGTTTCTTCTTTCGATTTTGGATATTGTCGGTTTTATCAGGTGAAGATCTCTGGGTATATACAATCACCCAAGTAACAAGATTCGCAGAATGGGCATTTTTGCGACTGGGATTACTAGCGCAGCCGAGTGTTATGTTAATTGAAGTAGGTGCGATCGCCCTGGTGTTCGTTCAAAATATCGTTTACTTATTTGTTGTCCACCTAGCAGCCTGGTTTCTTCTCGATCGTTTAGGCAATTCAATTCCGCGTCCTCCGCAATGGGTGCAAGTTTTAATGGATTATGAAGAGTAG
- a CDS encoding Crp/Fnr family transcriptional regulator produces the protein MDDQHNPQTPVNPSIYSAPFFRGMPTTAVEKATAHLVTRTHPANQVILLENDWGNSVYFILEGWVKIRTYNLDGKEVTLNILGKAEIFGEMAALDEAPRSTDAITLTSTVIGSMPAHDFVALIKTEPLAGIRLSQLMARRLRQVNRRLRLRESDSVSRVADTLLFLAEGQGIQDETGVQIPNLPHRELSGLSGLARETVTRVLTKLEKKGLILRQQQILSIPNLKALERLIM, from the coding sequence ATGGATGACCAACACAACCCCCAGACGCCTGTCAATCCATCAATCTACTCAGCACCTTTTTTTCGAGGAATGCCCACAACAGCTGTGGAGAAAGCGACTGCTCATCTTGTCACGCGGACACATCCAGCAAATCAAGTTATTTTACTCGAAAATGATTGGGGCAATTCAGTCTATTTTATTCTCGAAGGTTGGGTAAAAATTCGGACTTACAATCTCGATGGCAAAGAAGTCACGCTCAACATTTTGGGTAAAGCAGAAATCTTTGGTGAAATGGCAGCTTTGGATGAAGCCCCCCGTTCAACAGATGCGATTACACTGACTTCTACTGTCATTGGTAGTATGCCCGCACACGATTTTGTGGCATTAATTAAAACCGAACCTTTGGCAGGAATTCGATTATCGCAACTGATGGCACGGCGCTTGCGCCAAGTCAATCGCCGCTTACGACTGCGGGAATCTGACAGCGTTTCACGCGTCGCAGATACTCTATTGTTTTTGGCGGAAGGACAAGGCATCCAAGATGAAACAGGAGTCCAAATTCCTAACTTACCGCATCGAGAATTAAGTGGTTTGAGTGGCTTGGCACGAGAGACAGTTACAAGAGTACTAACAAAATTAGAAAAAAAAGGATTAATCCTGCGTCAACAACAAATACTTTCCATACCCAATTTAAAAGCACTGGAACGATTGATAATGTAG